One stretch of Streptomyces sp. R21 DNA includes these proteins:
- a CDS encoding phosphatase PAP2 family protein, with the protein MKRGSPRRGDIADLAGSVGLGALAALTVLTMVVIGRDGAPLFADEDLLDWSVAHRSVMALAAARGLTATGTGVIPYALAVLAGIVAGRTARHRLFAAALALCCLAAGQAVRYGLMTLVARPRPPRTDWGTHASGWAFPSGHATTAALTAGLLVLAIFLRAPRGRTLLAVVTGCWGALVGLTRVYLGVHWFTDVVGGWLLSIGWLGLCLCAAASWLPDRFIAATTSTATAPLEDHAPQDPGRRGRSHPA; encoded by the coding sequence ATGAAGCGCGGCAGCCCCCGGCGCGGCGACATCGCGGACCTCGCCGGAAGCGTCGGCCTGGGAGCCCTGGCGGCCCTCACCGTCCTCACGATGGTCGTGATCGGCCGCGACGGCGCCCCGCTGTTCGCCGACGAGGACCTGCTGGACTGGTCCGTCGCCCACCGCTCCGTCATGGCACTGGCGGCGGCCCGCGGCCTCACCGCCACCGGAACGGGCGTCATTCCGTACGCGCTCGCCGTACTGGCCGGGATCGTCGCGGGCCGCACCGCTCGCCACCGGCTGTTCGCCGCCGCCCTCGCCCTGTGCTGCCTGGCCGCCGGGCAGGCCGTGCGCTACGGGCTGATGACACTCGTCGCCCGCCCCCGCCCGCCACGGACGGATTGGGGGACCCATGCCTCCGGATGGGCCTTCCCCTCCGGGCACGCCACCACGGCGGCCCTCACCGCCGGACTGCTCGTCCTCGCGATATTCCTGCGCGCCCCGCGCGGCAGAACCCTGCTCGCCGTCGTCACCGGGTGCTGGGGCGCACTGGTCGGACTGACCCGTGTCTATCTCGGGGTGCACTGGTTCACCGATGTGGTGGGCGGCTGGCTGCTGAGCATCGGCTGGCTGGGCCTGTGCCTGTGCGCCGCGGCCTCGTGGCTGCCCGACCGCTTCATCGCCGCAACCACAAGCACGGCCACCGCGCCGTTGGAGGACCATGCGCCACAAGATCCTGGTCGTCGAGGACGATCACACCCTGCGTGA
- a CDS encoding phosphatase PAP2 family protein, which translates to MMLALTGASIDGSLYVDVVDLARSSPAWLDDGLSAWSTYGLVVFAALMVVGWWRARRVGTVAAAQALAVPVIVVLAYGVDALLKQVVREERPCRSLHIRTLEACPAPGDWSFPSNHAAIAVAAAVALLFVSRRLGTIATVAACVMAVSRVWVGAHYPHDIAAGVLVGAVVAMFGMQLPRRFPDALVRRITATPLRPLLLAS; encoded by the coding sequence ATGATGCTCGCCCTCACCGGGGCCTCGATCGACGGCTCCCTCTACGTCGACGTGGTGGACCTGGCCCGCAGCTCGCCCGCATGGCTGGACGACGGCCTCTCGGCCTGGTCGACGTACGGGCTCGTGGTGTTCGCCGCACTCATGGTCGTCGGCTGGTGGCGGGCCCGCCGGGTCGGCACCGTGGCGGCCGCGCAGGCGCTGGCCGTGCCGGTGATCGTGGTCCTGGCCTACGGCGTGGACGCCCTGCTGAAGCAGGTGGTTCGCGAGGAGAGGCCCTGCCGGAGCCTGCACATCAGAACGCTGGAGGCGTGTCCGGCGCCGGGCGACTGGTCCTTCCCCAGCAATCACGCGGCCATCGCCGTCGCGGCCGCGGTGGCCCTGCTGTTCGTCTCCCGCCGGCTCGGCACGATCGCCACCGTCGCCGCCTGCGTCATGGCGGTCTCCCGGGTCTGGGTCGGCGCCCACTACCCCCACGACATCGCGGCCGGTGTGCTCGTCGGCGCCGTGGTGGCGATGTTCGGCATGCAGCTGCCGCGCCGCTTCCCCGACGCGCTGGTCCGGCGGATCACCGCCACCCCCCTGCGTCCCCTGCTGTTGGCCTCATGA
- a CDS encoding BlaI/MecI/CopY family transcriptional regulator, which yields MTDEKDERRPSGELEAAVMAALWAAGAPLTPGRVQLELASGLARTTVTTILSRLHEKGVVGRERQGRGYAYFPVQDAAGLTARRMHTELDRYTDRETVLARFVAQLSPDDEQLLRQLLEADET from the coding sequence ATGACCGACGAGAAGGACGAACGACGACCGTCCGGTGAGCTCGAAGCCGCCGTCATGGCCGCCCTCTGGGCCGCCGGCGCGCCCCTCACACCCGGCCGCGTGCAGCTGGAACTCGCCTCCGGCCTGGCCCGTACGACCGTGACGACGATCCTCTCCCGGCTGCACGAGAAGGGCGTCGTCGGCCGCGAGCGGCAGGGGCGCGGCTACGCCTACTTCCCGGTCCAGGACGCCGCCGGTCTCACCGCCCGGCGCATGCACACCGAACTCGACCGGTACACCGACCGCGAAACCGTGCTGGCCCGCTTCGTCGCCCAGCTCAGCCCTGATGACGAGCAGCTGCTGCGCCAGCTGCTGGAGGCCGACGAGACGTGA